The following nucleotide sequence is from Cercospora beticola chromosome 2, complete sequence.
GACAAAGCTGTGCGATTGAGGAAAGAGAGATCAATGACAACACCATGGTCGATGCTGTTCGCTCCAGACCAAGGCGTGTGACCTCCAGCCTTGATGGCGAATTCACACTCGCCCTCCACCAGAACAGTCACAGCTTGGGCAACGTGCTCAGCATGATGTGGCTTGATGATACAGGTTGGATTGAGGCGAGCATTGGTCGACCAGCGGGTGTTCTGAACGGCAAAATCAGTGTCGTTGTGGCCGTAGAAGGATTGTGCTCCCAGTTTGTTCTCAAGGTTACGGCACTAGTGGACAGTCAGTAGATCTTGGGTGAGTTGTCGTACTCAAGCACCCACGCATTGCGACACATCTGCAGTAGTGAAGGTGATGAGCGCTATGAGCGCAACTCCTAGAGCCTTGAGCAATGCCATGATTCTGCCGCCGATGGGGAGACGGAGGATGTAGAGATCAGCAGCTGCAATGAGAGGTGTGTGAAGTGACGAAGAAGCGTGGAAGTCATGAGATGCAAAGGCAGAAATGGCGGTCCTGCATTATACGCAGGGAAGTTTCACCCAGCAGGAGCGAGCCATGCATCACAGTGGAGACTGGTGCGCGACATGGCTTCATCGCGTCTCCAGCGAGACCTGAACCATTCAACAAGCACCATCGCTCTCGGAGACACtcccggcggtggtggtcgaCAGTGAGGAACGCCAATGAGACGTGCATACTGGTGTGCTGGCTACGGGCGTCTGGCGCGTATGATGCGTGATCGTCCTGCGTGTGTTGCCGAATGGGCTCGTTTTGTGCATGTACAtgtggaggaggatggatGTTGTGGAGCACAAATGGGAGCAGACTGGAGACCACCGCCTTCTCCCAGAAATCTTGGCGACTCGGCTCACTTGCTGGGATGCAAGCTGTCCAGAAACACCGCTCCTCGATCGTCTTCGCTGCTCACCTCCCTTCCGTTTAGACAATTCGCGAGCAAACATGAGAGGTGCAGCCGTGGCCCTGGTGGCCCTCGAATGTGTCGCCTTTTCACATGCCGCTCGCCCACGTGGAGTAGGTCCGGATTGTACGTCCAACAAGTCCATCTTAGTCTCTCTCCTAGCCATTGAACTGCTAAACTAACATCCATGTCCAGTCGCCAAATTCTACGAAGACACGACCACATTCAAATGCATCACAAACCCCTCTGTCACACTCTCCTTCGCTCAAGTCAATGACGATTACTGCGACTGCCCGGATGGGTCAGACGAGCCAGGGACCGCCGCATGTGCCCACATATCCTCATCATCTCCCCACACACTCGAGAACCCTCCGAATGTTTCGAATGCTTTACCTGGTTTCTATTGCAAGAATAAAGGACATAGACCGAGCTATGTTCCCTTCACCAACGTGAACGATGGGATCTGCGATTATGAGCTGTGCTGCGATGGCAGCGAGGAGTGGGAAGGCATTGTCAAATGCCAGGATAAATGTGCAGAGATTGGCAAGGAGTGGAGGAAGCATGACGAGGCAAGGACGAAAAGCCTGAATGCTGCCAACAAGAAGCGAGCGGAACTGGTTAAAGAGGCACAGCGACTACGGAAGGCTGTTGAGGATCGCTTGCAGAGTCTAAAAGCAGAGGTCGAGGCAGCTGAGATTAAAGCCAAGAGCATGGAGCAAGAGTTGAAGGACGTACAACGGAGCGAAGCAGGCAAGACTGTCAAGGCTGGTCCTGGCAAGGGTGGCAAGTTGAGCCAGCTCATCGAAATCGCACGCACGAGAATGGACGAATTGAGGAATAACCTGGTCCGGACACGAGCCGAGCTCTCGCTCAACCGCGAcaggctgaagaagctcgagagTCTGCTCACGACGTTCAAGGAGGAATACAACCCTAATTTTAACGACGAGGGTGTCAAGCGGGCCGTCCGAGCTTGGGAAGACTACGCTGCGAGCTACACTCTTGCGGCAGAGCCCAACGACGCCCAAGAGCGAGATATGCAGGAGCTCATCAAGGCGGACTCTGAGAATGGTCTCGACTGGGACCAGTACGTTGAGGAGGAAAGCGAGACTGATATTCGTAAGTGGCCCTCTCCCTGTTTCCCATCACTTGACTCCAAGCTAACCACATCCCAGTCTACTCCTTCACAAGCTACCTCCCACCCTCCATCCGCTCCTTCGTGGACAACAAACTCCACGACCTCCGCCAAACCCTGATCGACAACGGCATCCTCGCAAACAACGCCGCCTCCTCCGGCACCGAAACCAAAAAAGTCACCGAAGCCCGTGAACGACTCACAGCCGCCAACAAGGCCCTCGAAGACTCCAAAAAGTCTCAAACCGAGCACACCGATGACCTCGCCAGACATTTCGGCCCCGACGATGTCTTCCGCGCACTCAAAGATGTCTGCGTCTCCAAAGACTCTGGCGAATACACCTACGAATTTTGCTTCATGGGTCGCACGAGTCAGAAATCTAAAAAGGGTGGCGGAAGCACGAATATGGGCTCTTACAACCGAATCGAAACGATCACCGTCGACGAGGACCTACCGACGAACGGCAAAGGTCTGGGCAGAGGCGAGAGGATCGCAATGAAGCACGAGAATGGTCAGCATTGCTGGAACGGACCCAATCGCTCCACGACGGTGATTCTGGCCTGTAGTGAAGAAAACGAGATCTGGAAGAtcatggaggaggagaaatgTGTGTATAGAATGGAAGTGGGGACGCCCGCGGTTTGTGGCGTCGAGGTTTTGAAGACGCAACAACAGGCTGGTCATGATGAGTTGTAAGAAAGAATAGAGACGTCAGTAAATGGGGCGCAAAACAGTAGAGGACGCCTTGTGGGGTTGTAGTTAGTATATGCAGTACTATGTATCTCTGCTACCAGCCGTTCCCAGCCCTTTTGCGCTTTTTCATTAGCCTTTGAAGCTCGAAAATTCTTGGTTGTTGTGCCATTGACAAACTTGCGAGGCCCAGGCTATAATTCCAGAGATTCACCCGTTCAATCACTCCCAGATCAGCTGAGTCGGTAACGAGAGACCGACGCAAAGCCCATCGTGTATCGCTCTCATTCATCATGAGGCTTCGTCCGAAATGTGTCGAAGCAGCACCCTCATGTCCTATTCCAAAATGTTCCACCAACGCCACGCGTCCGGATTTTTTCTCAAGCAGCTCATTCCCCATATGCACGTAAGAGACATTTCCCCCGACCAAAAGCGCCTCGCGAAAAGCATGTAAGAAACATCTTCTCATTTTCCCAAGCGCGAAAGACTTGTTTCATTCCCATCGCTGAAACGCCACTCGCTTGCTATGCACCACAAAACAACACGCTCGAGATTTTTGCCTCTCCTGGAAAACAACCAAAGCAAAAGTACGCTGATCGATCTGAATCATACCGAATGCCCACGCTTCATTTAGCGACATCGGCATCGGAAGAGCTGGTGGGAGTATCGATGCCACGTCTTCGACGCGACAGCCGGAAGCCCGCGCGTGTGTGATGCGATGGCTCCACAGATTCTTCCCAGTATAAATTCTGCACTTGCTGATTCTCCGAAGTCCCGTCATCGCGACCGAGAGCGCGGGCTCGCAGCGCTTTATGTCGACGAACTTCACGCTCATTGACAACTTGGCGCATGATGCTGCCCACAGTGTCGGCTCCCAAACGACCAGCGAGTGCAGGGTGCTCCAGCAAGTATTTGAGCAGGGGAAACGGGAGTGAAAGTAGTACAGATGATACAGCAGTGGTCGCAAATGATGGGCGCTGGTGATCATCGTTGGCCATTTCTCCAAATCGAATTTTGCTCAATCGGGGGTCTGATCTTGATGACTTGCTCTCATGCTGGTGTGCGTACACTGGCAGGCGGGGGAAGGAGGGAGACTGAGGTGCGGAGGAATCGATGTAAAAGTTCGGTGGGAGGTTGTGGGCAGCGAATTCGAGCGCCCGTGCAAGCAGAGCCGAGGAGTGAGGTTCGTAGGTCGGTGATCCACCAGCTTCCGGCTTCGTCGAGGAGGAGTCACTCGAACACGTGCTCGTCTTCTCCTCACTGCCATCCTCGATTGGCCACATTTGCCCCAGTCCTCCGTCAAGTGCGAACGCAAGAATGGATGTGATGGTGTCCCATTGCACATGGAGCGCCGCAATCTCAACACCACGCTGAGCCACTGCATGGATGTTGAGCCAAGCGCCAGTAGCAATGTACTGCAAGGCAACCTCCACTCGATCTTCGCCAGTGGTGTTGGGGCCCAAATTGTACAGATCGAAAGGCGGCAATGGCCCACCGTAAAGGTAGCGAACAGAGTCCACGAATGGGCTGATTCGCACATAACGTCCACTCAGCGGAACGTTCAGCTGTGATTTTGATTGAGGTAACGTCGGCGCTACGTTGTTGCGAATGATCTCG
It contains:
- a CDS encoding uncharacterized protein (BUSCO:EOG0926195C~antiSMASH:Cluster_8) — protein: MRGAAVALVALECVAFSHAARPRGVGPDFAKFYEDTTTFKCITNPSVTLSFAQVNDDYCDCPDGSDEPGTAACAHISSSSPHTLENPPNVSNALPGFYCKNKGHRPSYVPFTNVNDGICDYELCCDGSEEWEGIVKCQDKCAEIGKEWRKHDEARTKSLNAANKKRAELVKEAQRLRKAVEDRLQSLKAEVEAAEIKAKSMEQELKDVQRSEAGKTVKAGPGKGGKLSQLIEIARTRMDELRNNLVRTRAELSLNRDRLKKLESLLTTFKEEYNPNFNDEGVKRAVRAWEDYAASYTLAAEPNDAQERDMQELIKADSENGLDWDQYVEEESETDILYSFTSYLPPSIRSFVDNKLHDLRQTLIDNGILANNAASSGTETKKVTEARERLTAANKALEDSKKSQTEHTDDLARHFGPDDVFRALKDVCVSKDSGEYTYEFCFMGRTSQKSKKGGGSTNMGSYNRIETITVDEDLPTNGKGLGRGERIAMKHENGQHCWNGPNRSTTVILACSEENEIWKIMEEEKCVYRMEVGTPAVCGVEVLKTQQQAGHDEL